In a genomic window of Siniperca chuatsi isolate FFG_IHB_CAS linkage group LG1, ASM2008510v1, whole genome shotgun sequence:
- the LOC122882434 gene encoding LIM domain-binding protein 3-like isoform X2: MERRLENRKVISLSLSSVPALLLLCVLLDYLLFLLDLAWILDFRLCLLPVGIVCLCWTAFPGLLSACLTIHRPQTDFRPASHQPESRPASLQPSPQLAAQSVRPGFVNLQPACPESSPAPNPYLGIRLALGGPCSHQLSFWPASYQPSLQPASFQPEPQPFLSWSHLVESPPEGRVAPTDIVPLCCPAAHPHRCPAARPHHCPAPRPHHRGSAAQRHRESAAS; the protein is encoded by the exons ATGGAGAGAAGATTAGAGAACAGAAAGGTCATCAG tttgtctttgtcaaGCGTCCCGGCCTTGCTACTGCTGTGTGTTCTATTGGAttatcttctgtttctcttggacctcgcatggattttggattttagactttgcctgctccctgttggaattgtttgcctttgttggactgcCTTTCCTGGtttgctctctgcctgcctgacaaTCCAT AGACCTCAGACTGATTTCCGGCCTGCTAGCCACCAGCCTGAATCCCGGCctgctagcctccagccttcaccTCAGCTTGCAGCCCAGTCGGTTAGGCCCGGGTTTGTTAACCTGCAACCTGCCTGTCCTGAGTCATCCCCAGCCCCAAACCCATACCTGGGCATCCGCCTGGCTTTGGGAGGTCCTTGCAGCCATCAGCTTAGTTTCTGGCCTGCTAGCTACCAGCCTTCACTCCAGCCTGCTAGTTTTCAGCCTGAACCACAGCCTTTCCTGTCCTGGAGCCACCTTGTAGAAAGCCCTCCAGAAGGAAGAGTGGCTCCCACTGACATCGTGCCTCTCTGCTGCCCAGCTGCCCATCCTCACCGCTGCCCTGCTGCCCGTCCTCACCACTGCCCAGCTCCTCGTCCTCACCACAGAGGTTCCGCTGCCCAGCGTCACAGAGAATCAGCTGCCTCCTGA
- the LOC122882434 gene encoding LIM domain-binding protein 3-like isoform X1 translates to MWPWRIQDLRTFICNRHQTKGCCWKDLSLSSVPALLLLCVLLDYLLFLLDLAWILDFRLCLLPVGIVCLCWTAFPGLLSACLTIHRPQTDFRPASHQPESRPASLQPSPQLAAQSVRPGFVNLQPACPESSPAPNPYLGIRLALGGPCSHQLSFWPASYQPSLQPASFQPEPQPFLSWSHLVESPPEGRVAPTDIVPLCCPAAHPHRCPAARPHHCPAPRPHHRGSAAQRHRESAAS, encoded by the exons ATGTGGCCATGGAGAATACAG GATTTAAGGACATTTATCTGCAATCGACATCAGACAAAAGGCTGTTGCTGGAAAGA tttgtctttgtcaaGCGTCCCGGCCTTGCTACTGCTGTGTGTTCTATTGGAttatcttctgtttctcttggacctcgcatggattttggattttagactttgcctgctccctgttggaattgtttgcctttgttggactgcCTTTCCTGGtttgctctctgcctgcctgacaaTCCAT AGACCTCAGACTGATTTCCGGCCTGCTAGCCACCAGCCTGAATCCCGGCctgctagcctccagccttcaccTCAGCTTGCAGCCCAGTCGGTTAGGCCCGGGTTTGTTAACCTGCAACCTGCCTGTCCTGAGTCATCCCCAGCCCCAAACCCATACCTGGGCATCCGCCTGGCTTTGGGAGGTCCTTGCAGCCATCAGCTTAGTTTCTGGCCTGCTAGCTACCAGCCTTCACTCCAGCCTGCTAGTTTTCAGCCTGAACCACAGCCTTTCCTGTCCTGGAGCCACCTTGTAGAAAGCCCTCCAGAAGGAAGAGTGGCTCCCACTGACATCGTGCCTCTCTGCTGCCCAGCTGCCCATCCTCACCGCTGCCCTGCTGCCCGTCCTCACCACTGCCCAGCTCCTCGTCCTCACCACAGAGGTTCCGCTGCCCAGCGTCACAGAGAATCAGCTGCCTCCTGA